Sequence from the Pseudopipra pipra isolate bDixPip1 chromosome 16, bDixPip1.hap1, whole genome shotgun sequence genome:
GCTGGGCAGTTAGACATTTCTGCCTGCTCCCAAGCCAAGAAGGAGCTGCTCTACAGGAAGGCTCGGGAGGCCTTTGCTGACCTGGCCAACACCCCCAGTGTGTATTACTGCCGGCTCCGGCCATACCTGGGTAGGtgcttcctccttccccctccctcccaccatGAGGCTCGCTGTCTCTTCCTCATCCAGGGAGGTTTGGCCATGCTAGGACAGGTCTGGCAGCCCCAAAGGCTCCCCAGAGGAGTTGGGATGGTTTGTACACATCCAGGTACCACCTCTCTTTAAGGTGGAGCTCCAGCAGAGGACCTGAAAGCCTTGGCCAATGCTGGCGTGGCCATAGACATGGATATGGACACCTTCCTGTCCCTAAATCCCAAGGAACTGCAGGTACagcccctgcccctctcccctctgcagggcagggctgacccagggctgggcagggggtcTGAGGCCTGAGTCCCATCAAATCACCAATTCTCCACTTTTTTACCTGTGTAAAGTTTCCTTTGGAAGTTTTTCcttgctctgcagccccactAGAAAGGCATTTAGGGGTGATGCCGGCGGTGAGGATGAACGAAGGGggtgttgtgtgtgtgtatgtgttgcAGAAACTCAGTGTCATGGACGTGAAAAATTTGCTCGGGGAAAACCTCCCCGAGCTGAAGAAAGCTGAGAACGAGCCCATGGTGATGGGCTGGGTGGAGAGACAGTTCCAGAGGGAGCTGGACCGTGTCCTGGGAATCggcctgcagggagggatggaggaccCCACGGGGACAACCACGCCTGCTGCCCCCCCCACCACAGCCAGTGTCACCTccacagccaccagccctgtgcccaccaCCCTCTCAACTGTCCCCACCTGTCCTTGCTCCACCACCCCAGATATTGTCACCTCCACAGCCACTGTCCCAACCCCTCCTTACTCCACTACCCCAGCCAGCGTCACCTCCAGAGCCACTGTCCCCACTTCCATCACCCTCCCCACTGTCTCCacccctcctcatcccaccaCTCCAGCCAGTGCCACCTCCACTGGcactgtccctgtgcccaccaccctccccactgtccccacccCTATTGCCACTACCACCCCCCCGACCACCCAGTCAAGTACAGTCCCCCTCCAGACCCCCACCCCAAGTGCTCTCAGCCCAACCCCCCTAAACAACAGTCCCCCCTCCACTGAGAGTCCCCCTGCCACTTCCACTGCCACCTCCACTGCTCATCCCACTCTGACCACCTCCATCGCCCCCCCGTGCTCCACCCACCCGTCTCCCACCACAAATAAGGCCACCCCGTCTCCtgtccccctcctccccaccacccTGGCCCCTGTCAACCCCAACaccacctctcccagctctgtcccagtccctgctgtcacctccagggccaccaccagcaccagtgTCGGCACTGACCCAGCTGGTACCACCCACAGCACCAGTTCCCCTCTGGTGCCCGTGAACACCCCAGCACCCGGGGGGACCACtcaccctgctcctgccacccACAGCACTGTcatccccagcacccacagtgctgccagcacccctgtccctaatcccacctctgctcccactgccaccCCTGTCCCTAATCCTACCTCTGCACCCACTGCCACCCCTGTCCCTAATCCCacctctgctcccactgccaccCCTGTCCCTAATCCTACCTCTGCACCCACTGCCACCCCTGTCCCTAATCCCACCTCTGCTTCCACTGCCATCCACACCACTGTCACCTCCATCTCTAATCCCacctctgctcccactgccaccCATCACACCCTCACCTCTGTCTCTAATCCTTcctctgcagccactgccaccCACACCACCatcaccctgagcactcccagtgctcccagcactcCTGTCCCTAATCCCACCTCTGTTCCCACTGCCATCCACACCActgctctccctgtccctcactccccctctgcacccactgccacccacagctctgcccgCCCTGTCCCTCTCTCCacctctgctcccactgccccagccacaagcccccctccccacaAGCCCACCCCAGTTCCCAGCTCCACCATCTCCACCCAAAAGAGCATCATCTCCTCCACGCCCGAGACCACCACAGTGCCCTGCCCGACCAGTGGCTCCCCGGGATTCCCCAGCCCttcctccaccaccaccagcagtgAGGCCACCAAACCAACCCCCGGAGCTGTGCCGGAGTCACCGCGACCAACATCCAACGGACACATCAACCTGCAGCCCAAGCCTGGTAAGGTGGGAATGTTCCGAGTCAGGAAAGGCTTAGGAATGATGGTGAGGCCGAGGTCTTCAGCAGTAAGCAGATGATCCACCTCATTCCTGCTGGATTCAGTCCTGGCTTCACGGGCAGTGACGTGTCTGTGCAGCCCCCGGAGCTGCCTCAGGTCCTGCCAGCTCTCAGGTCTGCCCAGGAGCACCCGGAGGTGTCTccgagcccccccagcccccagcactgcagaaaacTGGAATAATCCTGGAGAAATCCTGGAGGAATCCCACTCCTAATCCCTGGGCTGCTCTCTACCTGGGTTTGGCCTTCCCTGTTTTAGCTGGGCATGGTGTTCCTGAGTGCAAGCACTAAAGTCTGAGCTCCTTtgctctggcagagctgcccctgtaGCTTTAATGACCCTGGGGATTCACTCCTGCCTTGTGCTGGTGAGTCAGGAAGGCTCAGCCTGGGGACAGTCACACCTGGGGCAGGCCAGGGTCTGAGGAGAAGGTACAGGCAAGGTCCCAGGGGGCTGAGAAGTGCTGTCCTGACACATGGGACCCCCTGGGATACCTGAATTCCACTGCCCTCTCAGCTCACACATGCCCTGCACCTGCATAATCCCATTACTTGTGTTCTCCCCACAGATTCAGGACCCAGACTGTCCTCCTGCCTCATCCATGTGCTGGCTGTCACCGTGGGGACCCTGCTactgcaggggctgctctgagTCCCCCCCTCAGCACCACACCCACCCCATCCCTCCTTCATCTCCACCACCCTGCAACACAATGGTGCTGGGAAATTCcctgctggaaaagcagaaacctgggaaaggaagagaactCCTCCATTTGATACCAGCACAGAACGGGATCATTATTTTTGAGGCTGGGCAGTGAAAGGAGAACTGGTATTTTTCAGCCCAGAGAAGCCCCACGGGTACTTACTAGCAGTTTACTCCATGTAGTACCAGCAGTGCTGAGTGCTCTGACAGGGCAATAACACCAGGCCCACTTCTACCAGGGGCTTTCCTTCTAAGGAATCCCACTGGGATCTGTGAAACAGTGGGACAACTCAGGGATTGGAGTCACTGGCCACTGcaaaagaagcagaacacaGCCCAGCAATGCAGCTGAGAGATCCCCAAAATGGCATTTAC
This genomic interval carries:
- the LOC135423383 gene encoding mucin-2-like, which gives rise to HNSSPTGCPSEPITATTIATNLLLSLDYTSEEFNLCLSNDVLMENLEALLDMPFTVEYHEVMKEKVDQTYPSGIPEEQLRRLGLLARLYSEEEISQWSVTSNDTLAALLDPSGGRWDDSQVQQLLSRYLTLGGTLTGPLLQAIGGRCLCNLQEEQMEQIPAQAIGTAGQLDISACSQAKKELLYRKAREAFADLANTPSVYYCRLRPYLGGAPAEDLKALANAGVAIDMDMDTFLSLNPKELQKLSVMDVKNLLGENLPELKKAENEPMVMGWVERQFQRELDRVLGIGLQGGMEDPTGTTTPAAPPTTASVTSTATSPVPTTLSTVPTCPCSTTPDIVTSTATVPTPPYSTTPASVTSRATVPTSITLPTVSTPPHPTTPASATSTGTVPVPTTLPTVPTPIATTTPPTTQSSTVPLQTPTPSALSPTPLNNSPPSTESPPATSTATSTAHPTLTTSIAPPCSTHPSPTTNKATPSPVPLLPTTLAPVNPNTTSPSSVPVPAVTSRATTSTSVGTDPAGTTHSTSSPLVPVNTPAPGGTTHPAPATHSTVIPSTHSAASTPVPNPTSAPTATPVPNPTSAPTATPVPNPTSAPTATPVPNPTSAPTATPVPNPTSASTAIHTTVTSISNPTSAPTATHHTLTSVSNPSSAATATHTTITLSTPSAPSTPVPNPTSVPTAIHTTALPVPHSPSAPTATHSSARPVPLSTSAPTAPATSPPPHKPTPVPSSTISTQKSIISSTPETTTVPCPTSGSPGFPSPSSTTTSSEATKPTPGAVPESPRPTSNGHINLQPKPDSGPRLSSCLIHVLAVTVGTLLLQGLL